The following proteins are co-located in the Thermus hydrothermalis genome:
- a CDS encoding thymidine kinase, which yields MPPVLHRQGWIEVIAGPMFSGKSEELIRRVRRALIARQRVLVFKPRLDDRYHASHVVSHDGERVEAIPVERAAEMEAHLAPLPQVVAVDEVQFLDRGFLDLAERLAQAGVRVIAAGLDLDFRGEPFGIMPELLARAEFVEKLTAICPRCGAPATRTQRLVDGRPARYSDPVILVGAKEHYEPRCRACHEVAY from the coding sequence ATGCCCCCCGTACTGCACCGTCAAGGGTGGATTGAGGTCATCGCCGGGCCCATGTTCTCCGGAAAGAGCGAGGAGCTCATCCGTAGGGTGCGGCGGGCCCTTATCGCCAGGCAGAGGGTTTTGGTCTTTAAGCCGAGGCTGGACGACCGCTACCACGCAAGCCACGTGGTGAGCCACGACGGGGAAAGGGTGGAAGCCATCCCCGTGGAGCGTGCGGCGGAGATGGAGGCCCACCTTGCCCCCTTGCCCCAGGTGGTGGCGGTGGACGAGGTGCAGTTCCTGGACCGGGGCTTCCTGGACCTGGCGGAGCGGCTGGCCCAGGCGGGGGTGAGGGTCATCGCCGCCGGGTTAGACCTGGACTTCCGAGGAGAGCCTTTTGGCATCATGCCCGAGCTGCTCGCCCGGGCGGAGTTCGTGGAGAAGCTCACCGCCATCTGCCCCCGTTGCGGGGCCCCTGCTACCCGGACCCAGCGCCTGGTGGACGGGAGGCCCGCCCGTTACAGCGACCCCGTGATCCTGGTGGGGGCCAAGGAGCACTACGAACCCCGGTGCCGGGCCTGCCACGAGGTGGCTTACTGA
- a CDS encoding DUF5693 family protein gives MRTFFHVLLLLALFPSLLALEPRLRAERPGPVVLLLDAESVREEARVEGKSLLEVLEGYRALGVQGVAFPERFLKDWVDEGVLLYRPGSELLEAGLPARRGWYYVKGEKGLLDLLANAYALPTHRLGEWLGFPLDVQAFPAFYPFEEVRQAKAAGFYVAVRPINHRLRLLDPRLPLVPKEADAVVFAGLEALGYPYRLEEAKALVGVPVALIEGTPQPGLQAYREKGVLRLFSLRYEWQLTLSPEEAADKYALAARERGHQLLYLRPYPYREDTERFLKRLTEELRASGIPLGRPAPRDFAPSPLRHAAWVGVLAGLGLLALGLPVYGPLVAFGLLLLALGYAGSQAGALLAALVFPVLGFLGPRNGLWMWLRTLGYALAGVVFLSALGSTPATVQGLTPFKGVSLTLLVPPLLVAYSFLEKDFKQALARLYQHPLRLGEVALAGLALLLLALALLRRGNEAPLVPELELKLRSLLQDLMVRPRFKEVFGHALFPLALLLPWPRFVQNGLLFLAALGMASILNTFSHFHTPLPISFFRVVNGAILGLLLGLIGVILVRRLRAWWLG, from the coding sequence GTGAGGACCTTCTTCCATGTCCTCCTCCTCCTGGCCCTTTTCCCCTCCCTCCTCGCCCTCGAGCCCCGCCTAAGGGCGGAACGGCCTGGGCCCGTGGTCCTCCTTTTGGACGCCGAGTCCGTCCGCGAGGAGGCCAGGGTGGAGGGGAAAAGCCTCCTGGAGGTCCTGGAAGGCTATAGGGCCTTGGGCGTCCAGGGGGTGGCCTTCCCCGAGCGCTTCCTCAAGGACTGGGTGGACGAAGGGGTTCTCCTTTACCGGCCGGGAAGCGAGCTCCTGGAGGCAGGGCTTCCCGCCCGGAGGGGCTGGTACTACGTGAAGGGGGAAAAGGGGCTTCTGGACCTCTTGGCAAACGCGTACGCCCTCCCCACCCACCGCCTCGGGGAATGGTTGGGCTTTCCCTTAGACGTGCAGGCCTTCCCCGCCTTCTACCCCTTTGAGGAGGTCCGCCAGGCCAAGGCGGCGGGGTTTTACGTGGCCGTGCGGCCCATCAACCACCGCCTGCGCCTCCTTGACCCTCGCCTCCCCCTGGTGCCCAAGGAGGCGGACGCCGTGGTCTTCGCCGGCCTCGAGGCCCTGGGCTACCCCTACCGCCTGGAGGAGGCCAAGGCCCTGGTGGGGGTCCCCGTGGCCCTCATTGAGGGCACGCCCCAGCCGGGCCTTCAGGCCTATAGGGAAAAGGGGGTCCTCCGGCTTTTTAGCCTCCGCTACGAGTGGCAGCTCACCCTAAGCCCCGAGGAGGCGGCGGACAAGTACGCCTTGGCGGCCCGGGAGCGGGGGCACCAGCTCCTCTACCTGAGGCCCTACCCCTACCGAGAGGACACGGAACGCTTCCTCAAACGGCTCACGGAAGAGCTTAGGGCAAGCGGCATCCCCCTAGGCCGCCCCGCCCCCCGGGACTTCGCCCCAAGCCCCTTGCGCCACGCCGCCTGGGTGGGGGTGCTGGCGGGGCTTGGCCTTCTCGCCTTGGGGCTTCCCGTCTACGGACCCCTGGTGGCCTTCGGGCTCCTCCTTCTGGCCTTGGGCTATGCCGGAAGCCAGGCGGGAGCCCTCCTCGCCGCCCTGGTCTTCCCCGTGCTGGGCTTCCTGGGGCCGAGGAACGGCCTTTGGATGTGGCTTCGCACCCTGGGCTACGCCTTGGCGGGGGTGGTCTTCCTCTCCGCCCTGGGCTCCACCCCGGCCACGGTGCAAGGGCTAACCCCCTTCAAGGGCGTTTCCTTGACCCTTTTGGTGCCGCCCCTCCTGGTGGCCTATAGCTTTTTAGAGAAGGATTTCAAGCAGGCCCTGGCCCGGCTCTACCAACACCCCCTGCGCCTCGGGGAGGTGGCCTTGGCGGGGCTTGCCCTCCTCCTCCTGGCCCTCGCCCTCCTCCGCCGGGGGAACGAGGCCCCCCTGGTCCCGGAGCTTGAGCTTAAGCTGCGAAGCCTCCTTCAAGACCTCATGGTCCGCCCCCGCTTCAAGGAGGTCTTCGGCCACGCCCTCTTCCCCCTGGCCCTCCTCCTCCCCTGGCCCCGCTTCGTGCAAAACGGCCTCCTCTTTCTGGCCGCCTTGGGGATGGCCTCCATTCTGAACACGTTTAGCCACTTCCACACCCCCCTTCCCATCTCCTTTTTCCGGGTGGTGAACGGGGCCATCTTGGGCCTTCTTTTGGGGCTAATCGGGGTTATCCTGGTAAGGAGGCTAAGGGCATGGTGGTTGGGGTAG
- the csaB gene encoding polysaccharide pyruvyl transferase CsaB, with the protein MVVGVAGYYGFRNTGDEAILEAIARELKARGHQVAALSGDPKRTREEHGIRAYHRLNPLALLRADLWLLGGGGLLQDATSSLSLLYYLSVLRLARFFRKKVVVFNQSLGPLSPWGEAQVRRALKGVPLIVRDQDSYAYARELGLDPLLGADPALLLTPPPVKREEDLVLVIPRAGVDPEALKNLYITANNLVHEGKQVIVLLLQPGYDDEVANVFYLHRIEKTSDPRRLLYLTAQAGYVISMRLHGLILAAAAGTPFAGVAYDPKVAAFAKETGAYYQDLPGDPTTLSKAALYGRSPDWEKVAALKERARQSFDLALGETTRVKRPHGRG; encoded by the coding sequence ATGGTGGTTGGGGTAGCGGGGTACTACGGCTTTAGGAACACGGGGGACGAGGCCATCCTCGAGGCCATCGCCCGGGAGCTCAAGGCCCGGGGGCACCAGGTGGCGGCCCTCTCCGGAGACCCCAAGCGCACCCGGGAGGAACACGGCATCCGCGCCTACCACCGCTTGAACCCCTTGGCCCTCCTCCGGGCGGACCTCTGGCTTTTGGGAGGCGGGGGGCTTTTGCAGGACGCCACGAGCTCCCTAAGCCTCCTCTACTACCTCTCCGTCTTGCGCCTGGCCCGGTTCTTCCGCAAGAAGGTGGTGGTCTTCAACCAGTCCCTGGGCCCTCTCTCCCCCTGGGGCGAGGCCCAGGTGCGCCGGGCCCTCAAGGGGGTACCCCTCATCGTCCGGGACCAGGACTCCTACGCCTACGCCAGGGAACTGGGCCTAGACCCCCTCTTGGGCGCCGACCCTGCCCTCCTCCTCACCCCTCCCCCGGTGAAGCGGGAGGAGGACCTGGTCCTGGTCATCCCCCGGGCCGGGGTGGACCCGGAGGCCCTGAAGAACCTCTACATCACCGCCAACAACCTGGTGCACGAGGGGAAGCAGGTGATCGTCCTCCTCCTCCAGCCCGGTTACGACGACGAGGTGGCGAACGTCTTTTATCTCCACCGGATTGAAAAGACCTCGGACCCCCGCCGCCTCCTCTACCTAACGGCCCAGGCGGGGTACGTGATTTCCATGCGCCTCCACGGCCTCATCCTGGCGGCGGCGGCGGGAACCCCCTTCGCCGGGGTGGCCTACGACCCCAAGGTGGCCGCCTTCGCCAAGGAAACGGGGGCCTACTACCAAGACCTCCCCGGGGACCCCACCACCCTATCCAAGGCGGCCCTTTACGGCCGTAGCCCCGACTGGGAAAAGGTGGCGGCCCTCAAGGAGCGGGCGCGGCAGAGCTTTGACCTGGCCCTCGGGGAAACCACCCGGGTCAAGCGCCCTCACGGACGCGGCTAA
- the gatA gene encoding Asp-tRNA(Asn)/Glu-tRNA(Gln) amidotransferase subunit GatA yields MLAYEIRARVARGELTPKEVVQAYWERVQRLDPKLGAFLTLNEAIGEEAERLDPRLPLAGVVVAVKDNIVTRGLRTTAGSRLLENFVPPYEATAVARLKALGALVLGKTNLDEFGMGSSTEHSAFFPTKNPFDPGRVPGGSSGGSASAVAADLAPVALGSDTGGSVRQPAAFCGVYGLKPTYGRVSRYGLIAYASSLDGIGPMARSVRDLALLMDAMAGPDPLDATSLDLPPRFQEALGEPLLPLRLGVVREGLGGNSPGVERALAEALEVFRGLGFRIQEVSWPSLPLALNAYYILAPAEASSNLARYDGTLYGYRAEGEELWPVVEATRARFGLEVKRRILVGTFVLTSGYYEAYYGRAQAFRRRLKAEARALFQEVDLLLLPTTPHPAFPLGGRQDPLAMYREDLYTVGASLSGLPALSFPAGFEGNLPVGLQLLAPWGQDEGLLRVALAFEEATDRAFLKTPLGEAL; encoded by the coding sequence ATGTTGGCCTATGAGATCCGCGCCCGGGTGGCCCGGGGGGAGCTTACCCCAAAGGAGGTGGTCCAGGCGTACTGGGAACGGGTCCAACGGCTTGACCCAAAGCTCGGCGCCTTCCTCACCCTCAACGAGGCCATTGGGGAGGAAGCAGAGCGCCTAGACCCACGCCTTCCCCTGGCCGGGGTGGTGGTGGCGGTGAAGGACAACATCGTCACCCGAGGCCTGCGCACCACGGCGGGGAGCCGGCTTTTGGAAAACTTCGTTCCTCCTTACGAGGCCACGGCGGTGGCCCGGCTGAAGGCGCTTGGGGCCTTGGTCCTGGGCAAGACCAACCTGGACGAGTTCGGGATGGGCTCCTCCACGGAGCACTCCGCCTTCTTCCCCACCAAGAACCCCTTTGACCCGGGCCGGGTGCCGGGAGGGTCCAGCGGGGGAAGCGCCTCCGCGGTGGCGGCGGACCTGGCTCCCGTGGCCCTGGGCTCGGACACGGGGGGTAGCGTGCGCCAGCCTGCGGCCTTTTGCGGCGTCTACGGCCTGAAGCCCACCTACGGCCGGGTGAGCCGGTATGGCCTGATCGCCTACGCCTCGAGCCTGGACGGGATTGGCCCCATGGCCCGCTCCGTGCGGGACCTGGCCCTCCTCATGGACGCCATGGCGGGCCCAGACCCCTTGGACGCCACGAGCCTGGACCTTCCTCCCCGTTTCCAAGAGGCCCTGGGGGAGCCCTTGCTCCCTTTGCGCCTCGGGGTGGTGCGGGAGGGGCTAGGGGGCAACAGCCCGGGGGTGGAGCGGGCGCTGGCGGAGGCCTTAGAGGTGTTCCGGGGCCTGGGGTTTCGCATCCAAGAGGTTTCCTGGCCCTCCTTGCCCTTGGCCCTCAACGCCTATTACATCCTGGCCCCGGCGGAGGCCAGCTCCAACCTGGCCCGCTACGACGGGACCCTCTACGGCTACCGGGCGGAAGGGGAGGAGCTTTGGCCCGTGGTGGAGGCCACGCGGGCCCGGTTTGGCCTCGAGGTCAAGCGCCGCATCCTGGTGGGCACCTTCGTCCTCACGAGCGGCTACTACGAGGCCTACTACGGCCGGGCCCAGGCTTTCCGGAGGAGGCTTAAGGCGGAGGCCAGGGCCCTTTTCCAGGAGGTGGACCTCCTCCTCCTCCCCACCACCCCCCACCCTGCCTTCCCCCTCGGGGGGCGGCAGGACCCCCTCGCCATGTACCGGGAGGACCTCTACACCGTGGGGGCGAGCCTTTCGGGGCTACCCGCCCTCTCCTTCCCCGCCGGGTTTGAGGGGAACCTTCCCGTGGGGCTCCAGCTCCTCGCCCCTTGGGGCCAGGACGAGGGCCTCTTGCGGGTGGCCTTGGCCTTTGAAGAGGCCACGGACCGCGCTTTCCTGAAGACGCCTTTGGGAGAGGCCCTGTAG
- a CDS encoding phage tail assembly chaperone codes for MARLRVRTLADRLHEAWAAFRAERDRRLAASDWVVARAYERGEPVPPEWAAYRQALRDLPGQLTDEQVLAGEIPWPQLPTNEQSS; via the coding sequence ATGGCTAGGCTTAGGGTTCGTACACTGGCTGACCGCCTACACGAGGCATGGGCGGCCTTTCGAGCAGAACGTGACCGGAGGTTGGCAGCAAGCGACTGGGTGGTGGCTAGGGCCTACGAACGCGGTGAGCCCGTGCCGCCGGAATGGGCGGCCTACCGCCAGGCCCTCCGGGACCTGCCGGGCCAACTCACGGACGAGCAGGTGTTAGCTGGAGAGATACCCTGGCCTCAGTTGCCAACTAACGAACAATCCAGTTAG
- the udk gene encoding uridine kinase yields MGLTKPFVIGIAGGTASGKTTLARSLAEALGERVALLPMDHYYRDLSHLPFPERLSLNYDHPEAFDLPLYLAHAQALLAGKSVERPTYDFKAYTRGGQTVRVAPAPVVILEGILVLHFAELRALMDLKVFVDADADERFIRRLERDVRERGRSLESVVAQYLEKVKPMHLAFVEPSKRHADVILPGGGQNAVALEMLKAKALSRLAEMGVA; encoded by the coding sequence GTGGGTTTGACCAAGCCCTTTGTCATCGGAATCGCCGGGGGTACGGCGAGCGGCAAGACCACCCTCGCCCGGTCCCTGGCGGAAGCCCTGGGGGAGCGGGTGGCCCTCCTGCCCATGGACCACTACTACCGAGACCTCTCCCACCTGCCCTTTCCCGAAAGGCTTTCCCTAAACTACGACCACCCCGAGGCCTTTGACCTCCCCCTTTACCTGGCCCACGCCCAAGCCCTCCTGGCGGGGAAATCGGTGGAAAGGCCCACGTACGACTTCAAGGCCTATACCCGGGGGGGCCAGACGGTGCGGGTCGCCCCCGCCCCGGTGGTGATCCTGGAAGGCATCCTGGTCCTGCACTTCGCCGAGCTCCGCGCCCTCATGGACCTTAAGGTCTTCGTGGACGCCGACGCCGACGAGCGCTTCATCCGCCGCCTGGAGAGGGACGTGCGGGAAAGGGGGCGGAGCCTGGAGAGCGTGGTGGCCCAGTACCTGGAGAAGGTGAAACCCATGCACCTGGCCTTCGTGGAGCCCAGCAAACGCCATGCGGACGTGATCCTACCGGGTGGCGGACAGAACGCTGTGGCCCTGGAGATGCTCAAGGCCAAGGCCCTTTCCCGCCTGGCGGAGATGGGGGTAGCGTGA
- the miaA gene encoding tRNA (adenosine(37)-N6)-dimethylallyltransferase MiaA: MEAVPVLAGPTGSGKTLLALRLGEEVPLEVISADATMVYRGLDIGTDKPSPEERQRVPHHLVDVLEPSEAMSVARFVEMAEAAIGDVLARGRLPLVVGGTGYYIRALSEGLHDLPPPEPAVQAALWQELEERGLAPLWAELFQASPRDAARVGQNPRRLVRALEVLRRTGKPPACFPKRPPRFRYKKLVLWPERAWLWPKLEERARSQFARGLVEEVRNLLARYPEIPTALQAIGYKEVVGYLKGQYSLEEALLRDIQAVRAYAKRQYTWFRHEPGDVTYLPRGGEAAYTGFRDWLGLHFGL, translated from the coding sequence GTGGAAGCGGTGCCGGTGCTGGCGGGTCCCACGGGAAGCGGCAAGACCCTCCTCGCCTTGCGCCTGGGGGAGGAGGTGCCCCTCGAGGTCATCTCCGCCGACGCCACCATGGTCTACCGGGGCCTGGACATCGGGACGGATAAGCCAAGCCCAGAGGAGCGGCAAAGGGTGCCCCACCACCTGGTGGACGTGCTCGAGCCCTCCGAGGCCATGAGCGTGGCCCGTTTCGTGGAGATGGCGGAGGCGGCCATTGGGGACGTGCTCGCCCGGGGCCGCCTGCCCCTGGTGGTGGGGGGAACGGGCTACTACATCCGGGCCCTTTCCGAGGGGCTTCACGACCTGCCGCCGCCGGAGCCTGCGGTCCAGGCTGCCCTTTGGCAAGAGCTAGAGGAGCGGGGGCTTGCCCCCTTGTGGGCGGAACTTTTTCAGGCAAGCCCCCGGGATGCGGCCCGGGTAGGGCAAAACCCCAGGCGGCTCGTGCGGGCCCTGGAGGTCCTGCGCCGCACCGGAAAGCCGCCTGCCTGCTTTCCCAAACGCCCCCCGCGCTTTCGCTACAAGAAGCTCGTGCTCTGGCCGGAGCGGGCCTGGCTTTGGCCGAAGCTAGAGGAGAGGGCCCGCTCCCAGTTTGCCCGCGGGCTCGTGGAGGAGGTCCGAAACCTCCTCGCCCGCTATCCCGAGATCCCCACCGCCCTTCAGGCCATCGGCTACAAGGAGGTGGTGGGTTACCTGAAGGGGCAGTATTCCTTGGAGGAGGCCCTTTTGCGGGACATCCAAGCGGTGAGGGCCTACGCCAAACGGCAGTACACCTGGTTCCGCCACGAGCCGGGGGACGTCACCTACCTGCCCCGTGGGGGGGAGGCGGCCTACACGGGCTTTCGCGACTGGCTTGGCCTTCACTTCGGGCTATAG
- a CDS encoding ABC transporter ATP-binding protein: MAKVKLEHVWKRFGKVVAVKDFNLETEDGEFVVFVGPSGCGKTTTLRMIAGLEEISEGKIYIGDRLVNDVPPKDRDIAMVFQNYALYPHMNVYENMAFGLRLRRYPKDEIDRRVKEAARILKIEHLLNRKPRELSGGQRQRVAMGRAIVREPKVFLMDEPLSNLDAKLRVEMRAEIAKLQRRLGVTTIYVTHDQVEAMTLGHRIVVMKDGEIQQVDTPLNLYDFPANRFVAGFIGSPSMNFIRARVEAQGEKVYLFAPGFRIRTNPVLAQALRPYAGKEVWMGIRPEHLGLKGYTVIPEEENVIRGEVEVAEPLGAETEIHVSVDGTVLVAKVDGHAPVKPGDKVELLADTSRLHAFDVDTDRTIGHAQEKAAVAR; the protein is encoded by the coding sequence ATGGCCAAGGTCAAGCTGGAGCACGTGTGGAAGCGCTTCGGCAAGGTGGTGGCGGTCAAGGACTTCAACCTGGAAACCGAGGACGGGGAGTTCGTGGTCTTCGTGGGGCCTTCCGGTTGCGGCAAGACCACCACGCTGCGCATGATTGCGGGCCTCGAGGAGATCTCGGAGGGGAAGATCTACATCGGCGACCGCCTGGTGAACGACGTCCCCCCCAAGGACCGGGACATCGCCATGGTCTTCCAGAACTACGCCCTCTACCCCCACATGAACGTCTACGAGAACATGGCCTTCGGGCTCCGCCTCCGCCGCTACCCCAAGGACGAGATTGACCGCAGGGTGAAGGAGGCGGCCCGCATCCTGAAGATTGAGCACCTCCTAAACCGCAAGCCCCGGGAGCTCTCCGGCGGGCAACGCCAGCGGGTGGCCATGGGACGGGCCATCGTCCGGGAGCCCAAGGTCTTCCTCATGGACGAGCCCCTTTCCAACCTGGACGCCAAGCTAAGGGTAGAGATGCGGGCCGAGATCGCCAAGCTCCAAAGGCGGCTTGGGGTCACCACCATCTACGTGACCCACGACCAGGTGGAGGCCATGACCCTAGGCCACCGCATCGTGGTGATGAAGGACGGGGAGATCCAGCAGGTGGACACCCCCCTAAACCTCTACGACTTCCCCGCCAACCGCTTCGTGGCCGGGTTCATCGGTAGCCCCTCCATGAACTTCATCCGCGCCCGGGTGGAGGCCCAAGGGGAGAAGGTCTACCTCTTCGCCCCGGGCTTCCGCATCCGCACCAACCCCGTCCTGGCCCAAGCCCTGCGCCCCTACGCCGGGAAAGAGGTCTGGATGGGCATCCGGCCCGAGCACCTGGGCCTCAAGGGCTACACGGTGATCCCCGAGGAGGAGAACGTCATCCGGGGGGAGGTGGAGGTGGCCGAGCCCCTGGGGGCGGAAACGGAAATCCACGTGAGCGTGGACGGCACCGTGCTGGTGGCCAAGGTGGACGGCCACGCCCCCGTGAAGCCCGGGGACAAGGTGGAGCTCTTGGCGGACACCTCCCGCCTCCACGCCTTTGACGTGGACACCGACAGGACCATCGGCCACGCCCAGGAGAAGGCGGCGGTGGCCCGGTAG
- the rpmE gene encoding 50S ribosomal protein L31, whose product MKEGIHPKLVPARIICGCGNVIHTYSTKPEIHVEVCSKCHPFYTGQQRFVDTEGRVERFQRRFGDSYRKGR is encoded by the coding sequence GTGAAAGAGGGCATTCATCCCAAGCTGGTTCCTGCCCGCATCATCTGCGGGTGCGGCAACGTGATCCATACCTACTCCACCAAACCCGAGATCCACGTGGAAGTGTGCAGCAAGTGCCACCCCTTCTACACGGGCCAGCAGAGGTTCGTGGACACCGAGGGGCGGGTGGAGCGCTTCCAGCGCCGCTTCGGCGACTCCTACCGCAAGGGGCGCTAG
- a CDS encoding 3'-5' exonuclease translates to MQDPFLRYRLATRLARALREAGRPLPLPALGETLGLRGPVEGVVRPLLDGRFVLEEEVGLWEWRYPFPPKGEAVVVLDLETTGLAPGLNEIIEVALVRLEGERRIPFQSLVRPERPPSPFIERLTGIRAEMLEEAPPLEAVLEGVYPLLSGATLVIQNAAFDLSFLRPALEGMGYRLEGPVVDSVRLARRAFKGLKRYGLDALSEVLELPKREVHRALGDVERTLAVVYEVYYMLTSGSPRPLEDLGR, encoded by the coding sequence ATGCAGGACCCCTTCCTGCGCTACCGCCTGGCCACCCGCCTGGCCCGCGCCCTCAGGGAAGCGGGCCGGCCTTTACCCCTCCCTGCCTTGGGCGAGACCCTGGGCCTCCGGGGCCCGGTGGAGGGGGTGGTGCGGCCCCTCTTGGACGGGCGCTTCGTATTGGAGGAGGAGGTGGGGCTATGGGAGTGGCGCTATCCCTTTCCCCCCAAGGGGGAGGCGGTGGTGGTCCTGGACCTGGAAACCACGGGCCTGGCCCCCGGCTTGAACGAGATCATTGAGGTGGCCCTGGTGCGCCTGGAGGGGGAAAGGCGCATCCCCTTCCAAAGCCTGGTCCGGCCTGAGCGCCCGCCGAGCCCCTTCATTGAGCGCCTCACGGGCATCCGGGCGGAGATGCTGGAGGAGGCTCCTCCTTTGGAGGCGGTTTTGGAGGGGGTGTATCCCCTCCTTTCCGGGGCCACCTTGGTCATCCAAAACGCCGCCTTTGACCTCTCCTTCCTGCGCCCGGCCCTGGAGGGGATGGGCTACCGGTTGGAAGGCCCCGTGGTGGACTCCGTGCGCTTGGCGAGGCGCGCCTTCAAGGGGCTAAAGCGCTACGGCCTGGACGCCCTTTCCGAGGTGCTGGAGCTCCCCAAAAGGGAGGTGCACCGGGCCCTTGGCGATGTGGAGCGGACCCTTGCCGTGGTCTACGAGGTGTATTATATGCTCACTTCAGGGAGCCCCCGTCCCCTCGAGGACCTTGGGAGGTGA
- a CDS encoding Hsp20/alpha crystallin family protein produces MLERLDRLETLRKLKELQERIAELAYQLTGEEPAAWTPRVDLLEDEDHYVLLVDLPGVRPEDLELLEEGSRITLAGVRHPLPGTYLLEERPMGTFRRTLDLPGPIEEGTAQASLRQGVLEVRFRKKKGTPLPLAQ; encoded by the coding sequence ATGCTGGAGCGCCTGGACCGCCTGGAAACCCTGCGCAAGCTAAAGGAGCTGCAAGAGCGCATCGCCGAGCTGGCCTACCAGCTCACCGGCGAGGAGCCCGCCGCCTGGACCCCCCGGGTGGACCTCCTGGAGGACGAGGACCACTACGTCCTCCTGGTGGACCTCCCCGGGGTGCGCCCCGAGGACCTGGAGCTTTTGGAAGAGGGAAGCCGCATCACCCTGGCTGGGGTGCGCCACCCCCTTCCCGGAACCTACTTGCTGGAGGAAAGGCCCATGGGCACCTTCCGCCGCACCCTGGACCTCCCCGGCCCCATTGAGGAGGGCACCGCCCAGGCCAGCCTCCGCCAGGGGGTATTGGAGGTGCGCTTTAGGAAAAAGAAGGGAACGCCCTTACCCTTAGCTCAGTAA
- a CDS encoding pyocin knob domain-containing protein — MPKNLTPQNRWEDEFQVPLPGEPRNIGPLETLFQRLLNRTERLKNRIADILGVAWDATPPDTLAGVHNRVARLENPSSLPALTPVVGGLVVALGTSGLGRVSLGTHVPVSVDGEVGFNGVDWNTLGTHGVYRVTDAGTGGANPPPAAYRHGVLIVARGGQDAVAQIYVPHDSGIDPFIYVRQRWVWGGWWSGWVRLGVQYGQNTNGRFARFGDGTQVAWFSVDDADGGIYTWVFPAAFSAAPTILATASVIGGNENWSGKMLLATSNTTSASIYPYNNTNTAALFTGAIRYHLMAIGRWL, encoded by the coding sequence ATGCCTAAGAACCTGACACCGCAGAACCGGTGGGAAGACGAGTTTCAGGTACCCCTCCCTGGCGAACCGCGCAACATCGGGCCGTTAGAGACCTTGTTCCAACGCCTGCTCAACCGGACCGAGCGCCTGAAGAACCGCATCGCGGATATCCTGGGGGTGGCGTGGGACGCCACCCCACCGGACACCCTCGCCGGGGTCCACAACCGCGTGGCGCGGCTAGAGAACCCCTCCTCCCTCCCCGCCCTCACCCCGGTCGTGGGCGGGCTAGTGGTCGCTCTGGGGACGAGCGGCCTGGGGAGGGTCAGCCTGGGGACTCATGTCCCGGTGTCCGTTGACGGCGAGGTGGGCTTCAACGGGGTGGATTGGAATACCCTAGGCACCCACGGGGTTTACCGGGTGACGGATGCGGGCACGGGCGGTGCGAACCCACCCCCCGCGGCGTACCGGCATGGGGTACTCATCGTCGCCAGAGGGGGCCAGGACGCAGTAGCGCAGATATACGTACCCCACGATAGCGGGATTGACCCCTTTATCTACGTGCGACAGCGGTGGGTATGGGGTGGGTGGTGGTCTGGTTGGGTGCGGCTGGGCGTCCAGTACGGCCAAAACACGAACGGGCGCTTTGCGCGTTTCGGGGACGGGACGCAGGTTGCGTGGTTCTCCGTGGATGACGCCGACGGGGGTATATACACATGGGTATTCCCGGCGGCCTTCTCCGCGGCACCAACCATACTCGCGACGGCCAGCGTGATTGGTGGGAACGAAAACTGGTCGGGCAAGATGCTCCTGGCGACCAGCAACACAACCTCCGCCTCCATATACCCTTACAACAACACGAATACCGCCGCTCTGTTCACGGGCGCCATCCGGTATCACCTCATGGCCATCGGGAGGTGGCTCTGA